A window of the Penaeus monodon isolate SGIC_2016 chromosome 38, NSTDA_Pmon_1, whole genome shotgun sequence genome harbors these coding sequences:
- the LOC119596952 gene encoding protein FAM98B-like isoform X4: MVKKTVKRKLTEPVEGSTGKKKKTGPNNEGSSPNLTKKIKKKSQQQGIAGDDGIQKKPKLTEEKILKPKKILKKKKQEEKTENGTQEQVLQPKLTEEKGPKLKKKGAKKKKQQEGSPNGISEQENQQPMETGADSPKKKAKKIKMLGILADSDVQSEKVQPEQKAEKKAAVKNKKKGVIANGNVKPVKEQTEGNEAKKAVKNKKKGIIANSDVEPVKEQTEENEAKKAALNNKKQEAVDVKPVKVQPEENGTPMKLELSDLQKRMLERTQPSEEELAQMREERQMRRGRGFSTPRMRGGDRRGGNRRGGDRRSYDRHGGGGGGRGGFTPTFVTGPNAIHVDWPRTTPTKPDNDESAEKPASLLKPDYLSPDYKPPPDMMGLTPRREMGRGRGRGRGRGRGGGFGRRGSDNEGGDSDGDDEDGGGFGRRGGRGFGGRGGGRSRGRGGGGRGRGGGGPGRGRGGGRGRGFRGGGMGRGGGGGKNPNLIPVPFDKKD, translated from the exons ATGGTTAAGAAGACTGTAAAACGCAAGTTGACAGAACCTGTAGAAGGTTctacaggaaagaaaaagaagactggGCCGAACAACGAAGGCAGCAGCCCAAATTTG ACAAAGAAGATCAAGAAGAAGTCGCAGCAGCAAGGGATTGCAGGAGATGATGGCATTCAGAAGAAGCCGAAGTTGACagaagaaaagattttaaaa CCAAAGAAgatcctaaaaaagaaaaagcaggaagagaagacagaaaacggCACCCAGGAGCAGGTTCTGCAGCCCAAGTTAACAGAAGAAAAAGGCCCAAAA CTGAAGAAGAAAggtgccaaaaagaaaaagcagcAAGAAGGCTCACCCAATGGCATATCCGAGCAAGAGAATCAGCAGCCCATGGAAACAGGAGCGGATAGTCCTAAG aaGAAGGCTAAAAAGATAAAGATGCTAGGGATCCTCGCGGATAGTGATGTCCAGTCTGAGAAAGTGCAGCCAGAACAAAAGGCG GAAAAGAAAGCGGCTgtcaagaacaagaagaaaggagtCATAGCTAATGGCAACGTCAAACCAGTGAAAGAACAGACTGAAGGAAATGAG GCAAAGAAGGCTgtcaagaataaaaagaaaggaatcaTAGCTAACAGCGATGTCGAACCAGTGAAAGAACAGACGGAAGAAAATGAG GCAAAGAAGGCGGCCCTCAACAATAAGAAGCAAGAAGCCGTTGATGTCAAACCAGTGAAAGTGCAGCCGGAAGAGAATGGG ACACCAATGAAATTGGAGCTTTCCGACCTCCAGAAAAGGATGCTTGAGCGCACACAGCCCTCTGAAGAGGAATTGGCACAG ATGCGAGAGGAAAGACAAATGAGGCGCGGACGGGGGTTCAGCACTCCCAGAATGCGTGGAGGTGACAGGAGGGGTGGAAACAGGCGCGGCGGTGACAGGCGCAGCTACGACAggcatggtggtggtggtggtggccgtGGGGGCTTCACACCTACTTTTGTGAC GGGCCCTAATGCAATTCATGTTGATTGGCCAAGGACTACTCCAACCAAACCag ACAATGATGAGTCCGCAGAAAAGCCAGCTTCTCTTCTCAAACCAGACTACCTTTCTCCTGATTATAAACCCCCTCCGGATATGATGGGATTAACCCCCCgcagggaaatggggagaggccGAGGCAGGGGCCGAGGCAGGGGCCGTGGAGGAGGATTCGGAAGGAGAGGTAGTGACAATGAGGGTGGCGATAGTGACGGAGACGATGAAGATGGAGGTGGCTTTGgtcggagaggagggagaggttttGGTGGGAGAGGTGGCGGCAGATCGCGTGGACGAGGaggtggtgggagaggaagaggagggggtggcccaggaagaggaagaggaggtggtagaGGCAGAGGCTTCAGAGGTGGAGGAATGGGTCGTGGCGGCGGTGGCGGAAA AAATCCTAACCTAATTCCTGTGCCGTTCGATAAGAAGGATTAA
- the LOC119596952 gene encoding translation initiation factor IF-2-like isoform X3 — MVKKTVKRKLTEPVEGSTGKKKKTGPNNEGSSPNLTKKIKKKSQQQGIAGDDGIQKKPKLTEEKILKPKKILKKKKQEEKTENGTQEQVLQPKLTEEKGPKLKKKGAKKKKQQEGSPNGISEQENQQPMETGADSPKVKKKAKKIKMLGILADSDVQSEKVQPEQKAEKKAAVKNKKKGVIANGNVKPVKEQTEGNEAKKAVKNKKKGIIANSDVEPVKEQTEENEAKKAALNNKKQEAVDVKPVKVQPEENGTPMKLELSDLQKRMLERTQPSEEELAQMREERQMRRGRGFSTPRMRGGDRRGGNRRGGDRRSYDRHGGGGGGRGGFTPTFVTGPNAIHVDWPRTTPTKPDNDESAEKPASLLKPDYLSPDYKPPPDMMGLTPRREMGRGRGRGRGRGRGGGFGRRGSDNEGGDSDGDDEDGGGFGRRGGRGFGGRGGGRSRGRGGGGRGRGGGGPGRGRGGGRGRGFRGGGMGRGGGGGKNPNLIPVPFDKKD; from the exons ATGGTTAAGAAGACTGTAAAACGCAAGTTGACAGAACCTGTAGAAGGTTctacaggaaagaaaaagaagactggGCCGAACAACGAAGGCAGCAGCCCAAATTTG ACAAAGAAGATCAAGAAGAAGTCGCAGCAGCAAGGGATTGCAGGAGATGATGGCATTCAGAAGAAGCCGAAGTTGACagaagaaaagattttaaaa CCAAAGAAgatcctaaaaaagaaaaagcaggaagagaagacagaaaacggCACCCAGGAGCAGGTTCTGCAGCCCAAGTTAACAGAAGAAAAAGGCCCAAAA CTGAAGAAGAAAggtgccaaaaagaaaaagcagcAAGAAGGCTCACCCAATGGCATATCCGAGCAAGAGAATCAGCAGCCCATGGAAACAGGAGCGGATAGTCCTAAG gtaaagaaGAAGGCTAAAAAGATAAAGATGCTAGGGATCCTCGCGGATAGTGATGTCCAGTCTGAGAAAGTGCAGCCAGAACAAAAGGCG GAAAAGAAAGCGGCTgtcaagaacaagaagaaaggagtCATAGCTAATGGCAACGTCAAACCAGTGAAAGAACAGACTGAAGGAAATGAG GCAAAGAAGGCTgtcaagaataaaaagaaaggaatcaTAGCTAACAGCGATGTCGAACCAGTGAAAGAACAGACGGAAGAAAATGAG GCAAAGAAGGCGGCCCTCAACAATAAGAAGCAAGAAGCCGTTGATGTCAAACCAGTGAAAGTGCAGCCGGAAGAGAATGGG ACACCAATGAAATTGGAGCTTTCCGACCTCCAGAAAAGGATGCTTGAGCGCACACAGCCCTCTGAAGAGGAATTGGCACAG ATGCGAGAGGAAAGACAAATGAGGCGCGGACGGGGGTTCAGCACTCCCAGAATGCGTGGAGGTGACAGGAGGGGTGGAAACAGGCGCGGCGGTGACAGGCGCAGCTACGACAggcatggtggtggtggtggtggccgtGGGGGCTTCACACCTACTTTTGTGAC GGGCCCTAATGCAATTCATGTTGATTGGCCAAGGACTACTCCAACCAAACCag ACAATGATGAGTCCGCAGAAAAGCCAGCTTCTCTTCTCAAACCAGACTACCTTTCTCCTGATTATAAACCCCCTCCGGATATGATGGGATTAACCCCCCgcagggaaatggggagaggccGAGGCAGGGGCCGAGGCAGGGGCCGTGGAGGAGGATTCGGAAGGAGAGGTAGTGACAATGAGGGTGGCGATAGTGACGGAGACGATGAAGATGGAGGTGGCTTTGgtcggagaggagggagaggttttGGTGGGAGAGGTGGCGGCAGATCGCGTGGACGAGGaggtggtgggagaggaagaggagggggtggcccaggaagaggaagaggaggtggtagaGGCAGAGGCTTCAGAGGTGGAGGAATGGGTCGTGGCGGCGGTGGCGGAAA AAATCCTAACCTAATTCCTGTGCCGTTCGATAAGAAGGATTAA
- the LOC119596952 gene encoding protein FAM98B-like isoform X9: MLDKMVKKTVKRKLTEPVEGSTGKKKKTGPNNEGSSPNLLKKKGAKKKKQQEGSPNGISEQENQQPMETGADSPKKKAKKIKMLGILADSDVQSEKVQPEQKAEKKAAVKNKKKGVIANGNVKPVKEQTEGNEAKKAVKNKKKGIIANSDVEPVKEQTEENEAKKAALNNKKQEAVDVKPVKVQPEENGTPMKLELSDLQKRMLERTQPSEEELAQMREERQMRRGRGFSTPRMRGGDRRGGNRRGGDRRSYDRHGGGGGGRGGFTPTFVTGPNAIHVDWPRTTPTKPDNDESAEKPASLLKPDYLSPDYKPPPDMMGLTPRREMGRGRGRGRGRGRGGGFGRRGSDNEGGDSDGDDEDGGGFGRRGGRGFGGRGGGRSRGRGGGGRGRGGGGPGRGRGGGRGRGFRGGGMGRGGGGGKNPNLIPVPFDKKD; this comes from the exons ATGTTGGATAAG ATGGTTAAGAAGACTGTAAAACGCAAGTTGACAGAACCTGTAGAAGGTTctacaggaaagaaaaagaagactggGCCGAACAACGAAGGCAGCAGCCCAAATTTG CTGAAGAAGAAAggtgccaaaaagaaaaagcagcAAGAAGGCTCACCCAATGGCATATCCGAGCAAGAGAATCAGCAGCCCATGGAAACAGGAGCGGATAGTCCTAAG aaGAAGGCTAAAAAGATAAAGATGCTAGGGATCCTCGCGGATAGTGATGTCCAGTCTGAGAAAGTGCAGCCAGAACAAAAGGCG GAAAAGAAAGCGGCTgtcaagaacaagaagaaaggagtCATAGCTAATGGCAACGTCAAACCAGTGAAAGAACAGACTGAAGGAAATGAG GCAAAGAAGGCTgtcaagaataaaaagaaaggaatcaTAGCTAACAGCGATGTCGAACCAGTGAAAGAACAGACGGAAGAAAATGAG GCAAAGAAGGCGGCCCTCAACAATAAGAAGCAAGAAGCCGTTGATGTCAAACCAGTGAAAGTGCAGCCGGAAGAGAATGGG ACACCAATGAAATTGGAGCTTTCCGACCTCCAGAAAAGGATGCTTGAGCGCACACAGCCCTCTGAAGAGGAATTGGCACAG ATGCGAGAGGAAAGACAAATGAGGCGCGGACGGGGGTTCAGCACTCCCAGAATGCGTGGAGGTGACAGGAGGGGTGGAAACAGGCGCGGCGGTGACAGGCGCAGCTACGACAggcatggtggtggtggtggtggccgtGGGGGCTTCACACCTACTTTTGTGAC GGGCCCTAATGCAATTCATGTTGATTGGCCAAGGACTACTCCAACCAAACCag ACAATGATGAGTCCGCAGAAAAGCCAGCTTCTCTTCTCAAACCAGACTACCTTTCTCCTGATTATAAACCCCCTCCGGATATGATGGGATTAACCCCCCgcagggaaatggggagaggccGAGGCAGGGGCCGAGGCAGGGGCCGTGGAGGAGGATTCGGAAGGAGAGGTAGTGACAATGAGGGTGGCGATAGTGACGGAGACGATGAAGATGGAGGTGGCTTTGgtcggagaggagggagaggttttGGTGGGAGAGGTGGCGGCAGATCGCGTGGACGAGGaggtggtgggagaggaagaggagggggtggcccaggaagaggaagaggaggtggtagaGGCAGAGGCTTCAGAGGTGGAGGAATGGGTCGTGGCGGCGGTGGCGGAAA AAATCCTAACCTAATTCCTGTGCCGTTCGATAAGAAGGATTAA
- the LOC119596952 gene encoding translation initiation factor IF-2-like isoform X7, translating into MVKKTVKRKLTEPVEGSTGKKKKTGPNNEGSSPNLPKKILKKKKQEEKTENGTQEQVLQPKLTEEKGPKLKKKGAKKKKQQEGSPNGISEQENQQPMETGADSPKVKKKAKKIKMLGILADSDVQSEKVQPEQKAEKKAAVKNKKKGVIANGNVKPVKEQTEGNEAKKAVKNKKKGIIANSDVEPVKEQTEENEAKKAALNNKKQEAVDVKPVKVQPEENGTPMKLELSDLQKRMLERTQPSEEELAQMREERQMRRGRGFSTPRMRGGDRRGGNRRGGDRRSYDRHGGGGGGRGGFTPTFVTGPNAIHVDWPRTTPTKPDNDESAEKPASLLKPDYLSPDYKPPPDMMGLTPRREMGRGRGRGRGRGRGGGFGRRGSDNEGGDSDGDDEDGGGFGRRGGRGFGGRGGGRSRGRGGGGRGRGGGGPGRGRGGGRGRGFRGGGMGRGGGGGKNPNLIPVPFDKKD; encoded by the exons ATGGTTAAGAAGACTGTAAAACGCAAGTTGACAGAACCTGTAGAAGGTTctacaggaaagaaaaagaagactggGCCGAACAACGAAGGCAGCAGCCCAAATTTG CCAAAGAAgatcctaaaaaagaaaaagcaggaagagaagacagaaaacggCACCCAGGAGCAGGTTCTGCAGCCCAAGTTAACAGAAGAAAAAGGCCCAAAA CTGAAGAAGAAAggtgccaaaaagaaaaagcagcAAGAAGGCTCACCCAATGGCATATCCGAGCAAGAGAATCAGCAGCCCATGGAAACAGGAGCGGATAGTCCTAAG gtaaagaaGAAGGCTAAAAAGATAAAGATGCTAGGGATCCTCGCGGATAGTGATGTCCAGTCTGAGAAAGTGCAGCCAGAACAAAAGGCG GAAAAGAAAGCGGCTgtcaagaacaagaagaaaggagtCATAGCTAATGGCAACGTCAAACCAGTGAAAGAACAGACTGAAGGAAATGAG GCAAAGAAGGCTgtcaagaataaaaagaaaggaatcaTAGCTAACAGCGATGTCGAACCAGTGAAAGAACAGACGGAAGAAAATGAG GCAAAGAAGGCGGCCCTCAACAATAAGAAGCAAGAAGCCGTTGATGTCAAACCAGTGAAAGTGCAGCCGGAAGAGAATGGG ACACCAATGAAATTGGAGCTTTCCGACCTCCAGAAAAGGATGCTTGAGCGCACACAGCCCTCTGAAGAGGAATTGGCACAG ATGCGAGAGGAAAGACAAATGAGGCGCGGACGGGGGTTCAGCACTCCCAGAATGCGTGGAGGTGACAGGAGGGGTGGAAACAGGCGCGGCGGTGACAGGCGCAGCTACGACAggcatggtggtggtggtggtggccgtGGGGGCTTCACACCTACTTTTGTGAC GGGCCCTAATGCAATTCATGTTGATTGGCCAAGGACTACTCCAACCAAACCag ACAATGATGAGTCCGCAGAAAAGCCAGCTTCTCTTCTCAAACCAGACTACCTTTCTCCTGATTATAAACCCCCTCCGGATATGATGGGATTAACCCCCCgcagggaaatggggagaggccGAGGCAGGGGCCGAGGCAGGGGCCGTGGAGGAGGATTCGGAAGGAGAGGTAGTGACAATGAGGGTGGCGATAGTGACGGAGACGATGAAGATGGAGGTGGCTTTGgtcggagaggagggagaggttttGGTGGGAGAGGTGGCGGCAGATCGCGTGGACGAGGaggtggtgggagaggaagaggagggggtggcccaggaagaggaagaggaggtggtagaGGCAGAGGCTTCAGAGGTGGAGGAATGGGTCGTGGCGGCGGTGGCGGAAA AAATCCTAACCTAATTCCTGTGCCGTTCGATAAGAAGGATTAA
- the LOC119596952 gene encoding translation initiation factor IF-2-like isoform X10: MVKKTVKRKLTEPVEGSTGKKKKTGPNNEGSSPNLLKKKGAKKKKQQEGSPNGISEQENQQPMETGADSPKVKKKAKKIKMLGILADSDVQSEKVQPEQKAEKKAAVKNKKKGVIANGNVKPVKEQTEGNEAKKAVKNKKKGIIANSDVEPVKEQTEENEAKKAALNNKKQEAVDVKPVKVQPEENGTPMKLELSDLQKRMLERTQPSEEELAQMREERQMRRGRGFSTPRMRGGDRRGGNRRGGDRRSYDRHGGGGGGRGGFTPTFVTGPNAIHVDWPRTTPTKPDNDESAEKPASLLKPDYLSPDYKPPPDMMGLTPRREMGRGRGRGRGRGRGGGFGRRGSDNEGGDSDGDDEDGGGFGRRGGRGFGGRGGGRSRGRGGGGRGRGGGGPGRGRGGGRGRGFRGGGMGRGGGGGKNPNLIPVPFDKKD; this comes from the exons ATGGTTAAGAAGACTGTAAAACGCAAGTTGACAGAACCTGTAGAAGGTTctacaggaaagaaaaagaagactggGCCGAACAACGAAGGCAGCAGCCCAAATTTG CTGAAGAAGAAAggtgccaaaaagaaaaagcagcAAGAAGGCTCACCCAATGGCATATCCGAGCAAGAGAATCAGCAGCCCATGGAAACAGGAGCGGATAGTCCTAAG gtaaagaaGAAGGCTAAAAAGATAAAGATGCTAGGGATCCTCGCGGATAGTGATGTCCAGTCTGAGAAAGTGCAGCCAGAACAAAAGGCG GAAAAGAAAGCGGCTgtcaagaacaagaagaaaggagtCATAGCTAATGGCAACGTCAAACCAGTGAAAGAACAGACTGAAGGAAATGAG GCAAAGAAGGCTgtcaagaataaaaagaaaggaatcaTAGCTAACAGCGATGTCGAACCAGTGAAAGAACAGACGGAAGAAAATGAG GCAAAGAAGGCGGCCCTCAACAATAAGAAGCAAGAAGCCGTTGATGTCAAACCAGTGAAAGTGCAGCCGGAAGAGAATGGG ACACCAATGAAATTGGAGCTTTCCGACCTCCAGAAAAGGATGCTTGAGCGCACACAGCCCTCTGAAGAGGAATTGGCACAG ATGCGAGAGGAAAGACAAATGAGGCGCGGACGGGGGTTCAGCACTCCCAGAATGCGTGGAGGTGACAGGAGGGGTGGAAACAGGCGCGGCGGTGACAGGCGCAGCTACGACAggcatggtggtggtggtggtggccgtGGGGGCTTCACACCTACTTTTGTGAC GGGCCCTAATGCAATTCATGTTGATTGGCCAAGGACTACTCCAACCAAACCag ACAATGATGAGTCCGCAGAAAAGCCAGCTTCTCTTCTCAAACCAGACTACCTTTCTCCTGATTATAAACCCCCTCCGGATATGATGGGATTAACCCCCCgcagggaaatggggagaggccGAGGCAGGGGCCGAGGCAGGGGCCGTGGAGGAGGATTCGGAAGGAGAGGTAGTGACAATGAGGGTGGCGATAGTGACGGAGACGATGAAGATGGAGGTGGCTTTGgtcggagaggagggagaggttttGGTGGGAGAGGTGGCGGCAGATCGCGTGGACGAGGaggtggtgggagaggaagaggagggggtggcccaggaagaggaagaggaggtggtagaGGCAGAGGCTTCAGAGGTGGAGGAATGGGTCGTGGCGGCGGTGGCGGAAA AAATCCTAACCTAATTCCTGTGCCGTTCGATAAGAAGGATTAA
- the LOC119596952 gene encoding translation initiation factor IF-2-like isoform X8, giving the protein MLDKMVKKTVKRKLTEPVEGSTGKKKKTGPNNEGSSPNLLKKKGAKKKKQQEGSPNGISEQENQQPMETGADSPKVKKKAKKIKMLGILADSDVQSEKVQPEQKAEKKAAVKNKKKGVIANGNVKPVKEQTEGNEAKKAVKNKKKGIIANSDVEPVKEQTEENEAKKAALNNKKQEAVDVKPVKVQPEENGTPMKLELSDLQKRMLERTQPSEEELAQMREERQMRRGRGFSTPRMRGGDRRGGNRRGGDRRSYDRHGGGGGGRGGFTPTFVTGPNAIHVDWPRTTPTKPDNDESAEKPASLLKPDYLSPDYKPPPDMMGLTPRREMGRGRGRGRGRGRGGGFGRRGSDNEGGDSDGDDEDGGGFGRRGGRGFGGRGGGRSRGRGGGGRGRGGGGPGRGRGGGRGRGFRGGGMGRGGGGGKNPNLIPVPFDKKD; this is encoded by the exons ATGTTGGATAAG ATGGTTAAGAAGACTGTAAAACGCAAGTTGACAGAACCTGTAGAAGGTTctacaggaaagaaaaagaagactggGCCGAACAACGAAGGCAGCAGCCCAAATTTG CTGAAGAAGAAAggtgccaaaaagaaaaagcagcAAGAAGGCTCACCCAATGGCATATCCGAGCAAGAGAATCAGCAGCCCATGGAAACAGGAGCGGATAGTCCTAAG gtaaagaaGAAGGCTAAAAAGATAAAGATGCTAGGGATCCTCGCGGATAGTGATGTCCAGTCTGAGAAAGTGCAGCCAGAACAAAAGGCG GAAAAGAAAGCGGCTgtcaagaacaagaagaaaggagtCATAGCTAATGGCAACGTCAAACCAGTGAAAGAACAGACTGAAGGAAATGAG GCAAAGAAGGCTgtcaagaataaaaagaaaggaatcaTAGCTAACAGCGATGTCGAACCAGTGAAAGAACAGACGGAAGAAAATGAG GCAAAGAAGGCGGCCCTCAACAATAAGAAGCAAGAAGCCGTTGATGTCAAACCAGTGAAAGTGCAGCCGGAAGAGAATGGG ACACCAATGAAATTGGAGCTTTCCGACCTCCAGAAAAGGATGCTTGAGCGCACACAGCCCTCTGAAGAGGAATTGGCACAG ATGCGAGAGGAAAGACAAATGAGGCGCGGACGGGGGTTCAGCACTCCCAGAATGCGTGGAGGTGACAGGAGGGGTGGAAACAGGCGCGGCGGTGACAGGCGCAGCTACGACAggcatggtggtggtggtggtggccgtGGGGGCTTCACACCTACTTTTGTGAC GGGCCCTAATGCAATTCATGTTGATTGGCCAAGGACTACTCCAACCAAACCag ACAATGATGAGTCCGCAGAAAAGCCAGCTTCTCTTCTCAAACCAGACTACCTTTCTCCTGATTATAAACCCCCTCCGGATATGATGGGATTAACCCCCCgcagggaaatggggagaggccGAGGCAGGGGCCGAGGCAGGGGCCGTGGAGGAGGATTCGGAAGGAGAGGTAGTGACAATGAGGGTGGCGATAGTGACGGAGACGATGAAGATGGAGGTGGCTTTGgtcggagaggagggagaggttttGGTGGGAGAGGTGGCGGCAGATCGCGTGGACGAGGaggtggtgggagaggaagaggagggggtggcccaggaagaggaagaggaggtggtagaGGCAGAGGCTTCAGAGGTGGAGGAATGGGTCGTGGCGGCGGTGGCGGAAA AAATCCTAACCTAATTCCTGTGCCGTTCGATAAGAAGGATTAA
- the LOC119596952 gene encoding translation initiation factor IF-2-like isoform X6: protein MLDKMVKKTVKRKLTEPVEGSTGKKKKTGPNNEGSSPNLPKKILKKKKQEEKTENGTQEQVLQPKLTEEKGPKLKKKGAKKKKQQEGSPNGISEQENQQPMETGADSPKVKKKAKKIKMLGILADSDVQSEKVQPEQKAEKKAAVKNKKKGVIANGNVKPVKEQTEGNEAKKAVKNKKKGIIANSDVEPVKEQTEENEAKKAALNNKKQEAVDVKPVKVQPEENGTPMKLELSDLQKRMLERTQPSEEELAQMREERQMRRGRGFSTPRMRGGDRRGGNRRGGDRRSYDRHGGGGGGRGGFTPTFVTGPNAIHVDWPRTTPTKPDNDESAEKPASLLKPDYLSPDYKPPPDMMGLTPRREMGRGRGRGRGRGRGGGFGRRGSDNEGGDSDGDDEDGGGFGRRGGRGFGGRGGGRSRGRGGGGRGRGGGGPGRGRGGGRGRGFRGGGMGRGGGGGKNPNLIPVPFDKKD from the exons ATGTTGGATAAG ATGGTTAAGAAGACTGTAAAACGCAAGTTGACAGAACCTGTAGAAGGTTctacaggaaagaaaaagaagactggGCCGAACAACGAAGGCAGCAGCCCAAATTTG CCAAAGAAgatcctaaaaaagaaaaagcaggaagagaagacagaaaacggCACCCAGGAGCAGGTTCTGCAGCCCAAGTTAACAGAAGAAAAAGGCCCAAAA CTGAAGAAGAAAggtgccaaaaagaaaaagcagcAAGAAGGCTCACCCAATGGCATATCCGAGCAAGAGAATCAGCAGCCCATGGAAACAGGAGCGGATAGTCCTAAG gtaaagaaGAAGGCTAAAAAGATAAAGATGCTAGGGATCCTCGCGGATAGTGATGTCCAGTCTGAGAAAGTGCAGCCAGAACAAAAGGCG GAAAAGAAAGCGGCTgtcaagaacaagaagaaaggagtCATAGCTAATGGCAACGTCAAACCAGTGAAAGAACAGACTGAAGGAAATGAG GCAAAGAAGGCTgtcaagaataaaaagaaaggaatcaTAGCTAACAGCGATGTCGAACCAGTGAAAGAACAGACGGAAGAAAATGAG GCAAAGAAGGCGGCCCTCAACAATAAGAAGCAAGAAGCCGTTGATGTCAAACCAGTGAAAGTGCAGCCGGAAGAGAATGGG ACACCAATGAAATTGGAGCTTTCCGACCTCCAGAAAAGGATGCTTGAGCGCACACAGCCCTCTGAAGAGGAATTGGCACAG ATGCGAGAGGAAAGACAAATGAGGCGCGGACGGGGGTTCAGCACTCCCAGAATGCGTGGAGGTGACAGGAGGGGTGGAAACAGGCGCGGCGGTGACAGGCGCAGCTACGACAggcatggtggtggtggtggtggccgtGGGGGCTTCACACCTACTTTTGTGAC GGGCCCTAATGCAATTCATGTTGATTGGCCAAGGACTACTCCAACCAAACCag ACAATGATGAGTCCGCAGAAAAGCCAGCTTCTCTTCTCAAACCAGACTACCTTTCTCCTGATTATAAACCCCCTCCGGATATGATGGGATTAACCCCCCgcagggaaatggggagaggccGAGGCAGGGGCCGAGGCAGGGGCCGTGGAGGAGGATTCGGAAGGAGAGGTAGTGACAATGAGGGTGGCGATAGTGACGGAGACGATGAAGATGGAGGTGGCTTTGgtcggagaggagggagaggttttGGTGGGAGAGGTGGCGGCAGATCGCGTGGACGAGGaggtggtgggagaggaagaggagggggtggcccaggaagaggaagaggaggtggtagaGGCAGAGGCTTCAGAGGTGGAGGAATGGGTCGTGGCGGCGGTGGCGGAAA AAATCCTAACCTAATTCCTGTGCCGTTCGATAAGAAGGATTAA